From a region of the Microcebus murinus isolate Inina chromosome 23, M.murinus_Inina_mat1.0, whole genome shotgun sequence genome:
- the NEK2 gene encoding serine/threonine-protein kinase Nek2: MPARVEDYEVLYTIGTGSYGRCQKIRRKSDGKILVWKELDYGSMTEAEKQMLVSEVNLLRELKHPNIVRYYDRIIDRTNTTLYIVMEYCEGGDLASVITKGTKERQYLEEEFVLRVMTQLTLALKECHRRSDGGHTVLHRDLKPANVFLDGKQNVKLGDFGLARILNHDTSFAKTFVGTPYYMSPEQMSRMSYNEKSDIWSLGCLLYELCALMPPFTAFNQKELAGKIREGKFRRIPYRYSDELNEIITRMLNLKDYHRPSVEEILENPLIADLVAEEQRRNHERRGRRLGEPEKLQESSPVLSELKLKEIQLQERERALKAREERLEQKERELCIRERLAEDKLVRAENLLKNYSLLKEQKFLSLASSPELLDLPSSVIKKKVHFSGESKENIMRSENPERHLTSKSKCKDLKKRLHAAQLRAQALSDIEKNYQLKSRQILGMR; this comes from the exons ATGCCGGCCCGGGTGGAGGACTATGAAGTGCTGTACACCATTGGCACGGGCTCCTATGGCCGCTGTCAGAAGATCCGGAGGAAGAGTGACGGCAAG ATATTAGTTTGGAAGGAACTTGACTATGGCTCCATGACAGAAGCTGAGAAACAGATGCTTGTTTCTGAAGTGAATTTGCTTCGTGAACTGAAACATCCAAACATCGTTCGTTACTATGATCGAATTATTGATCGAACCAACACAACATTGTACATTGTAATGGAATATTGTGAAGGAGGGGATCTGGCTAGTGTAATTACTAAGGGAACCAAGGAAAG ACAATACTTAGAGGAAGAGTTTGTTCTTCGAGTGATGACTCAATTAACTCTGGCCCTGAAGGAATGTCACAGGCGAAGTGATGGTGGTCATACTGTGTTGCATCGAGATCTGAAACCAGCCAATGTTTTCCTGGATGGCAAGCAAAACGTCAAGCTTGGAGACTTTGGGCTAGCTAGAATATTAAACCATGATACAAGTTTTGCAAAAACATTTGTTGGCACACCTTATTATATGTCTCCT GAACAAATGAGTCGCATGTCCTACAATGAGAAATCAGATATCTGGTCACTGGGTTGTTTGCTGTATGAATTGTGTGCATTGAT GCCTCCATTTACAGCTTTTAACCAGAAAGAACTAGCTGGGAAGATCAGAGAAGGCAAATTCAGGCGAATTCCATACCGTTACTCTGATGAATTGAACGAAATTATTACGAGGATGTTAAATTTAAAG GATTACCATCGACCTTCTGTTGAAGAAATTCTTGAGAACCCTTTGATAGCAGACTTGGTTGCAGAagagcaaagaagaaatcatGAAAGAAGAGGGCGGCGATTAGGAGAGCCAGAAAAGTTGCAGGAGTCCAGCCCTGTATTGAGTGAGCTGAAACTAAAGGAAATTCAGTTACAGGAGCGAGAACGAGCCCTCAAAGCCAGAGAAGAAAGACTGGAGC agaaggaacGTGAGCTTTGCATTCGTGAGAGACTAGCAGAAGACAAACTGGTTAGAGCAGAAAATCTCTTGAAGAATTACAGCTTGCTAAAGGAGCAGAAGTTCCTGTCTCTGGCAAGCAGTCCAG aactTCTTGATCTTCCATCCTCAGTAATTAAGAAGAAAGTTCATTTCAGTGGGGAAAGTAAAGAGAACATCATGAGGAGTGAGAATCCTGAGAGGCATCTCACCTCCAAGTCCAAGTGCAAGGACCTGAAGAAAAGGCTTCATGCTGCTCAGCTGCGGGCTCAAGCCCTGTCAGATATTGAAAAAAACTATCAACTAAAAAGCAGACAGATCCTGGGCATGCGCTAG